A genomic window from Sphingobacterium sp. BN32 includes:
- the gldC gene encoding gliding motility protein GldC: protein MKTAEIKLNVTLDDANVPESIQWTSSDGENSEELPAKAMFLALWDAQYKNTLRIDLWTKDMPYDEMKRFFYETLQTMADSFIRSSGGDPMAEKVIADLRDYCAHYADKMEILEQQN, encoded by the coding sequence ATGAAAACAGCAGAAATAAAGCTTAATGTGACGTTGGATGATGCAAACGTGCCTGAGAGTATTCAATGGACCTCTTCAGATGGCGAGAACTCGGAAGAGCTGCCAGCAAAGGCCATGTTCTTAGCATTGTGGGACGCACAATATAAAAATACGCTACGTATTGATTTATGGACCAAAGACATGCCTTACGACGAGATGAAGCGTTTCTTTTATGAGACCTTACAAACTATGGCAGACTCATTTATCCGCTCTTCTGGAGGCGATCCAATGGCAGAAAAAGTAATTGCAGACCTACGCGATTACTGTGCGCATTATGCCGATAAAATGGAAATCTTAGAGCAACAAAACTAA
- a CDS encoding EVE domain-containing protein, translated as MNYFLVKSEPFKYSWEQFNKDGETFWDGVRNYQARNNLKAMKKGDLVLFYHSNEGKEVVGIAKVVKEFYQDPTTDDERWVVVDLAPVETFKNPVTLETVKADPLLQDIALVKQGRLSVMPLKAEEFDRLVELGQ; from the coding sequence ATGAACTATTTTTTAGTAAAATCTGAACCCTTCAAATACAGCTGGGAACAATTTAATAAAGATGGGGAAACCTTCTGGGATGGCGTGCGAAACTATCAGGCTAGAAATAACCTGAAAGCGATGAAAAAAGGCGACTTAGTTCTTTTTTACCATAGCAATGAAGGCAAAGAGGTGGTGGGAATCGCCAAAGTAGTTAAAGAATTCTACCAAGATCCTACAACAGACGATGAACGTTGGGTAGTCGTAGACCTAGCACCCGTAGAAACTTTTAAGAACCCAGTAACCCTGGAAACCGTAAAAGCAGATCCATTACTGCAGGATATTGCCTTAGTAAAACAAGGCCGCTTATCTGTTATGCCGCTAAAAGCTGAAGAGTTCGACCGCTTGGTGGAGCTGGGACAGTAG
- a CDS encoding LytTR family DNA-binding domain-containing protein: protein MIRAAILDDEVKGSSLLQHKLQAFSDVLEVVCIFNDPKLALLQIQELNADVLFLDVEMPMMNGFQFLEAVGQFDFEVIFVTAYNIYTLDALRANALDYLLKPVDPEELTKAIQKLRKRIQGKEAMRKMDIQEVRSGCSRIALPTAEGIHLIKREDILRIEAMSNYSIFYLTNQPKIIVSKTLKEYENLLEERNFLRINRSVIVNLDYVVKYKKGDGGQVETIDGAELEVSPTKKQVLMERLFS from the coding sequence ATGATAAGGGCCGCCATATTGGACGATGAAGTAAAGGGCAGCAGCCTTTTACAACACAAGCTTCAGGCGTTTTCTGATGTTTTGGAGGTGGTTTGCATCTTTAATGATCCTAAGCTGGCCTTACTTCAAATACAAGAGTTGAATGCGGACGTCCTATTCCTGGATGTGGAGATGCCAATGATGAATGGCTTTCAGTTCCTGGAGGCAGTAGGACAGTTTGATTTTGAAGTAATTTTCGTAACGGCATACAATATCTATACCTTGGATGCGCTTCGCGCCAATGCCTTAGACTATCTGCTGAAACCTGTTGACCCGGAGGAGCTGACGAAAGCAATCCAAAAATTGCGAAAGCGGATTCAAGGGAAGGAAGCCATGCGGAAGATGGATATACAGGAAGTAAGAAGCGGCTGCTCCCGTATTGCTTTGCCGACCGCCGAGGGTATACATCTTATTAAACGAGAAGATATCCTGAGGATCGAGGCCATGAGCAACTATTCGATATTTTACCTGACTAACCAACCTAAGATCATTGTCTCAAAGACCCTGAAGGAATACGAAAACCTATTAGAAGAAAGGAATTTCCTACGGATCAATCGCAGTGTTATTGTCAATCTGGATTACGTCGTTAAATATAAAAAAGGCGATGGTGGACAGGTGGAGACGATAGACGGTGCTGAACTGGAGGTGTCACCGACTAAAAAGCAAGTATTAATGGAGCGTTTATTTTCATAA
- a CDS encoding sensor histidine kinase — protein MRTVRLIFGIICFAVLTAGDSIAQQRIYNYIQFTEKEGLPSDVINGLALDSAGLLWLTSKQGLSYFDGARFTHVPFQQGTSTYSNYLGKIAIDHKNRIWITTNDRGLLCYDRSKPVNNSLKQFHALVGPDSLIKTNLYEVIRSSSGLIYFAGQETDLQVLNPETGKVTQIKMSGINSKEPLSIYNIQEDRQGNLWIGTRYHGFIRYNPKTKSAKQIDFKNIGENGATGISFVNNKVFLGYYDYDLVSYDSESGAVEHSILGLGKNKDYYDNFISSIAYWPEENSLLIGHNIKGLWSMNLDSNKAELIAWDNLMPILPQPSRIQALLPSKDGYWVATGSGLFYYAKPWNRVNTLIPLKANEEPILKLMQWDNEVWYRTEHSFGQLNAEYHRISKYPIQNIRVSMMTVHADNLYFSTFEDGVYVFNRATRKLQALPIQGEQKNFRIADCNNIIPDTINGEAVLWIGSWNSGLYKYSLKNRQIELFDRNDGLPDRKVTTIGKDAKGRIWLGMDGFGILRLLNKQRPSFQSYVQGDHAGDLMSNTIFAFYTAQNGDFWFTSASSGIGRIMEKDGEKFEFAQFYDRNPFPWLFAVEIKEDGKGFMWVKALDGVMLFDQQKQVFRHLLEGKGIYPAKNYQTTGYFLDAEKLIWTTNKGLILGNLGEVHQNSPIQVSPIISKFSVHNIDQSFRLNKKELLLGAKESSFSFAFSSDRQVLGYPLQYAYQLVGFDQDWVIAGSDLQAFYSNLPGGQYTFRLKVADDLGNWSPHIAEIPITLKSYWYATWWFKTLVALALLAAITFFFLYRIRQQKIVNKIQLSYNEKLEAELALKIKTIQEQAADIEREKQEKVAKDFKQKLYESELKAIRSQMNPHFIFNVLNSIEAYVVENDSENASKLIQKFSRLSRIVLENSQFSIVSIQSELQLVKLYLELERSRFDNAFDFRVDVDQQINVEETKVPSLLIQPLVENAVHHGVRHLENRKGKIQINVFESDSEVIIDIVDNGIGFSESDQQNKSTFKNSSFGIKGIEERLKMINDHYSSPIAQLHISDLNVEETGFRTLLHIILPKRGIIGGG, from the coding sequence ATGCGCACAGTAAGACTTATTTTCGGAATAATTTGTTTTGCTGTGCTAACGGCTGGCGACAGCATCGCTCAACAGCGTATCTATAATTATATCCAATTTACAGAGAAGGAGGGGCTACCTAGCGATGTCATTAATGGCCTGGCGCTGGATAGTGCTGGTTTACTTTGGCTGACCAGTAAGCAGGGCTTGTCATACTTCGATGGGGCTCGCTTCACCCATGTTCCTTTCCAACAGGGCACCAGTACCTATTCCAATTACTTGGGGAAAATAGCGATCGATCATAAGAATAGGATATGGATAACAACCAATGATAGAGGCTTGCTGTGCTATGACCGCTCGAAGCCAGTAAACAATTCCTTAAAACAATTTCACGCCCTTGTGGGGCCCGATAGCCTGATTAAAACAAATCTTTATGAGGTCATCCGATCATCGTCAGGCCTAATTTACTTTGCTGGTCAGGAAACCGACTTACAGGTTTTAAACCCAGAGACGGGCAAGGTCACTCAAATCAAGATGTCCGGGATCAACAGCAAGGAACCACTAAGTATTTATAATATTCAGGAAGATCGGCAGGGAAACCTTTGGATAGGGACTCGATATCATGGATTTATCCGTTATAATCCCAAAACGAAGAGTGCAAAGCAGATTGACTTCAAAAATATTGGAGAGAATGGAGCAACAGGTATTTCATTTGTCAATAACAAGGTCTTTTTGGGTTATTATGATTACGATTTGGTTTCTTACGATTCTGAGTCGGGAGCTGTTGAGCATTCGATTTTAGGATTGGGGAAAAACAAAGACTATTACGATAATTTTATTTCTTCCATAGCCTACTGGCCAGAAGAAAATAGCCTGTTGATCGGACATAATATCAAAGGACTGTGGAGTATGAATTTAGATTCGAACAAAGCAGAGCTGATCGCTTGGGATAATTTGATGCCCATCCTTCCTCAGCCCTCACGTATACAAGCTTTGCTACCATCGAAAGATGGTTATTGGGTGGCTACAGGCTCTGGTTTGTTCTATTATGCCAAGCCTTGGAACCGCGTAAATACCTTAATTCCGCTAAAAGCGAATGAAGAACCAATCCTGAAACTCATGCAATGGGATAATGAAGTATGGTATAGAACGGAGCATTCTTTTGGACAGCTCAATGCGGAGTATCACAGGATTTCGAAATACCCAATCCAAAATATACGCGTCAGCATGATGACCGTTCATGCCGATAATCTATATTTCTCTACTTTCGAAGATGGGGTTTATGTGTTTAATCGAGCAACGCGAAAACTGCAAGCCCTCCCGATTCAAGGCGAGCAGAAGAACTTCCGTATTGCCGACTGTAATAATATCATTCCCGATACGATCAACGGCGAGGCTGTACTCTGGATTGGCTCGTGGAATTCCGGCCTTTATAAGTATTCCCTAAAGAACAGGCAGATCGAGCTATTCGACAGAAATGATGGATTGCCAGACCGTAAAGTAACGACGATCGGCAAAGATGCGAAAGGGCGTATTTGGCTGGGAATGGACGGTTTTGGTATACTGCGTTTGCTAAATAAGCAAAGGCCAAGCTTTCAATCTTATGTACAGGGAGATCATGCAGGAGACTTAATGTCCAATACAATATTTGCATTTTACACAGCTCAGAATGGCGATTTCTGGTTTACCAGCGCCAGCTCTGGCATAGGTCGTATTATGGAGAAGGATGGTGAGAAGTTTGAATTTGCGCAGTTCTACGACCGCAATCCTTTCCCTTGGCTATTTGCTGTGGAAATAAAGGAAGATGGCAAGGGATTTATGTGGGTTAAAGCGCTAGACGGCGTCATGCTGTTCGATCAGCAAAAACAGGTATTCCGGCATTTGCTGGAAGGGAAGGGCATATATCCGGCAAAGAACTATCAAACAACGGGCTATTTCCTGGATGCTGAGAAGCTAATCTGGACGACCAACAAAGGGCTTATACTCGGTAATTTGGGCGAAGTACATCAAAACAGCCCTATCCAAGTGAGCCCCATCATCAGTAAGTTCAGTGTGCATAATATCGATCAAAGCTTCCGATTAAACAAGAAGGAGCTGTTGCTCGGTGCAAAAGAGAGCAGTTTCTCCTTTGCATTTTCATCCGATCGCCAAGTATTAGGCTATCCGCTACAATACGCATATCAACTCGTTGGATTCGATCAAGATTGGGTGATAGCAGGATCGGATCTGCAAGCTTTTTACAGCAATCTGCCAGGTGGTCAATACACATTCCGCCTCAAAGTCGCAGACGATTTGGGGAATTGGTCTCCACACATAGCAGAGATTCCCATAACATTAAAATCTTATTGGTATGCCACTTGGTGGTTTAAAACGCTTGTCGCATTGGCGCTGTTAGCTGCCATTACTTTCTTTTTCCTTTACAGGATCCGACAGCAGAAAATAGTAAACAAAATACAGCTCTCCTATAATGAGAAATTGGAAGCGGAATTGGCATTAAAAATCAAGACCATACAGGAGCAAGCGGCAGACATTGAACGCGAGAAGCAGGAGAAGGTCGCCAAAGATTTTAAACAAAAACTCTATGAGAGCGAATTGAAAGCCATACGCTCGCAGATGAATCCACACTTTATCTTTAATGTGCTGAATTCCATTGAGGCCTATGTCGTAGAGAATGATAGTGAGAATGCATCCAAGCTGATACAGAAATTTTCTAGGCTCAGTCGAATTGTTTTAGAGAATTCTCAGTTCTCCATCGTCAGTATCCAATCCGAATTGCAGCTTGTCAAGTTGTACCTGGAGTTGGAAAGATCGCGCTTTGATAATGCATTCGACTTTCGGGTTGATGTCGATCAACAGATCAACGTGGAGGAAACGAAGGTGCCTTCCTTATTAATTCAGCCACTTGTGGAGAATGCCGTGCATCATGGTGTCCGGCATCTGGAAAATCGAAAGGGGAAAATACAGATTAACGTATTTGAAAGCGATAGCGAAGTGATCATCGATATAGTGGATAACGGAATTGGTTTTTCTGAATCAGATCAGCAAAACAAATCCACTTTCAAGAACAGTTCCTTCGGAATTAAAGGCATCGAAGAACGCCTGAAGATGATCAACGATCATTATAGTTCGCCTATCGCGCAACTCCACATCAGCGATCTAAATGTAGAAGAGACAGGCTTCAGAACCTTATTGCATATTATTTTGCCGAAAAGAGGGATAATAGGAGGGGGCTAG
- a CDS encoding acyl-CoA thioesterase: MNDKFAKESYTEMNELVLPNDTNTFGNLMGGRLLYWMDICSAMAAQKHCKNQVVTVSVDNVSFKRSIKLGEVVTIQAQVTRAFNTSVEVRMEIFAQNLPEGTKVKSNEAYYTFVSIDEEGKPKPIPGLIPESDSEKKLFEEALQRRELRLLLGGKLKPENAKGIKTLVKLFNHAI, from the coding sequence ATGAACGATAAATTCGCAAAAGAATCCTACACGGAGATGAATGAGTTGGTGCTTCCCAACGATACAAATACATTTGGTAACTTAATGGGCGGTCGTCTACTCTATTGGATGGACATTTGCTCGGCAATGGCGGCACAAAAGCATTGCAAAAACCAGGTCGTTACAGTATCTGTAGACAACGTATCTTTCAAACGCTCGATTAAGTTAGGCGAAGTGGTGACTATACAAGCACAGGTTACTCGCGCCTTCAATACATCGGTGGAGGTTCGTATGGAAATATTCGCTCAGAATCTGCCGGAGGGAACTAAAGTAAAATCTAACGAAGCATACTACACGTTCGTGTCGATTGACGAAGAAGGTAAACCAAAACCTATTCCCGGACTTATTCCGGAATCGGATAGCGAGAAAAAACTATTTGAAGAAGCACTGCAACGTCGCGAACTTCGCTTATTATTAGGCGGCAAACTGAAGCCTGAGAATGCGAAAGGAATCAAAACTTTAGTGAAGCTCTTTAACCATGCGATATAG
- a CDS encoding SDR family oxidoreductase, translating to MEKKRILVTGSNGFLGHKLTEFILKNPDYELCCTSASVNRNPQNEGYRFQQLNLTDLEGLGRLIDEFQPTHIIHSAALSSVEVCESDPVLCKAVNVDSAAYLASHCKEQDIHLTFLSTDFVFDGQHGPYSEDDACNPVNAYGQSKLDAEQKIIASGCSAAILRTILVYGVIADKKRSNLVLWAKNKLSAGEAIKAVSDQWRMPTWVDDLATACLLAIEKNATGIYHISSDTLFSVKEVVEQVADFWNLDKTLVGSVTAGEIGQAANRPRKTGFVLDKAKAELGYQPTPLHATFERIEQQIKELEKQDER from the coding sequence ATGGAGAAGAAACGCATATTAGTTACTGGGTCAAATGGTTTCTTAGGCCATAAGTTAACGGAGTTTATTCTTAAGAATCCGGATTACGAACTTTGCTGTACGTCCGCTTCTGTCAATAGAAATCCGCAAAATGAAGGCTATAGATTTCAGCAATTAAATTTAACAGATCTGGAAGGCTTAGGCCGTTTGATCGATGAATTTCAACCTACGCACATTATTCACAGCGCCGCATTGAGCAGTGTTGAGGTATGCGAAAGCGATCCTGTTTTATGTAAAGCGGTCAATGTGGACTCTGCTGCCTATCTCGCATCTCATTGCAAGGAGCAGGATATTCACCTGACTTTTCTTTCTACCGATTTTGTTTTTGACGGACAGCATGGTCCTTATAGCGAAGATGACGCATGCAACCCGGTCAACGCATATGGGCAAAGTAAACTGGATGCCGAACAAAAGATCATCGCGTCCGGCTGTTCAGCCGCAATACTCCGCACCATATTAGTCTATGGTGTTATTGCGGATAAAAAACGTTCGAACCTGGTCTTATGGGCGAAGAACAAATTATCCGCGGGAGAGGCAATCAAAGCTGTTTCTGATCAATGGCGGATGCCCACCTGGGTAGACGACCTGGCGACAGCCTGCTTATTAGCTATAGAAAAAAATGCTACCGGCATTTATCATATTTCGAGCGATACATTATTCTCGGTAAAGGAAGTCGTAGAGCAAGTGGCGGACTTCTGGAACCTCGACAAAACCCTCGTAGGGTCAGTAACTGCCGGAGAAATTGGACAGGCAGCAAACCGCCCGCGTAAAACTGGGTTTGTATTAGATAAAGCAAAAGCAGAATTGGGTTATCAGCCGACGCCTTTGCACGCCACATTTGAGCGTATCGAACAACAAATAAAAGAACTAGAAAAACAAGATGAACGATAA
- a CDS encoding M20/M25/M40 family metallo-hydrolase codes for MRMFGILYATLICLCFCSLPQHALAQVNSKNLKKHIKFLASDKMKGRETGRAGSHKAADYVEKYFKKYGLQAKGEHGYRQSFDAKIRRVKLADSIRKSDNIIGYLDNDAPYTIVVGAHYDHLGYGEFGGSRDSLGVGKLHNGADDNASGVAGLLELARHYATNKEKEAFNMLFIGFGAEELGLVGSRYFTENPTIPLSNIHWMLNMDMIGRYQQQNGLAIIGYGTSSAFPKIFDGLTSSIKFHLSKDGNGGSDQTSFYRKNIPVLFFHTGGHEDYHKPTDDEFKIDYKSLEAILQLEIEVIDNSMKQPKMDFQWTN; via the coding sequence ATGAGAATGTTTGGAATTCTATATGCTACATTGATCTGCCTATGTTTTTGTAGTCTACCGCAGCATGCGCTAGCTCAGGTCAACTCAAAAAATCTGAAAAAACATATTAAGTTTCTGGCATCAGATAAGATGAAGGGGCGTGAGACGGGTCGTGCCGGATCGCACAAGGCTGCAGATTATGTAGAGAAATACTTTAAGAAATATGGTCTGCAGGCAAAAGGCGAGCATGGATACCGACAGTCTTTTGATGCGAAGATAAGACGCGTTAAACTCGCTGACTCCATCCGGAAGTCTGACAACATTATCGGATATCTTGATAATGATGCTCCCTACACCATCGTTGTTGGTGCACATTACGACCATTTAGGCTATGGGGAGTTCGGCGGTAGTCGCGACTCATTGGGTGTTGGCAAATTGCACAACGGCGCAGATGACAACGCTTCCGGCGTGGCCGGGCTATTGGAATTGGCTAGGCATTATGCTACCAATAAGGAGAAAGAAGCGTTCAATATGCTATTTATTGGCTTCGGTGCCGAAGAACTTGGCTTAGTCGGTTCGCGTTATTTTACGGAAAATCCGACCATCCCCTTATCCAATATTCACTGGATGCTGAACATGGATATGATCGGCAGATATCAGCAACAGAACGGGCTGGCAATCATTGGTTACGGCACGAGCAGTGCTTTTCCGAAGATATTCGACGGATTGACAAGCAGCATTAAGTTCCACCTGAGCAAAGATGGAAATGGCGGTTCCGATCAAACCTCTTTTTATCGTAAGAATATACCGGTATTGTTCTTCCACACCGGCGGACATGAGGATTACCACAAACCGACAGACGATGAGTTTAAGATCGATTATAAATCATTGGAAGCAATCCTGCAATTAGAGATCGAAGTGATCGATAATTCGATGAAACAGCCAAAGATGGACTTTCAATGGACAAACTAG
- a CDS encoding lipoprotein signal peptidase: protein MKGYSKPLLLITIILLVDQISKIWVKLNMTIGQSFKVIGDKVMIQFIENPGMAYGMEFGGEYGKLFLSVFRIIAVAGIGYGLVYMVKNKYNRGFILNVALIFAGALGNIIDSAFYGMIFSESTPYQKAVLFPEGGGYATFLHGYVVDMFHLPIWKGTFPTWFPIWSGEEFVFFRPIFNVADSAISIGVFLILIFNNRYFKEEHVEKHDVNDEVVED from the coding sequence ATGAAAGGATATTCCAAGCCCTTATTACTCATTACGATTATTTTATTAGTGGACCAAATCTCAAAGATTTGGGTAAAGTTAAACATGACTATCGGTCAAAGCTTTAAAGTCATAGGTGATAAAGTGATGATCCAATTCATTGAGAATCCAGGCATGGCTTACGGCATGGAGTTTGGCGGTGAATATGGCAAATTGTTTTTAAGCGTTTTCCGTATTATCGCTGTTGCCGGAATTGGTTATGGCTTGGTTTATATGGTCAAGAATAAATACAATAGAGGTTTTATCCTCAATGTTGCATTAATATTTGCGGGTGCTTTGGGAAATATTATTGATAGTGCTTTTTACGGAATGATCTTTAGCGAGAGCACACCCTACCAAAAGGCTGTGCTATTTCCAGAAGGCGGTGGCTACGCGACCTTCCTTCATGGTTATGTAGTCGATATGTTCCATCTTCCGATTTGGAAAGGGACATTCCCGACTTGGTTCCCGATATGGTCAGGCGAAGAGTTTGTATTCTTCCGTCCGATTTTCAACGTTGCTGACTCGGCAATCTCTATCGGTGTATTTTTGATTTTAATCTTCAATAATCGCTACTTCAAAGAAGAACACGTTGAAAAACATGATGTTAACGACGAAGTAGTAGAAGACTAA
- a CDS encoding TraR/DksA C4-type zinc finger protein produces MGNTEKTRYSDAELQEFKAIILEKLRIAREELSSLTKSLSNSNANGTDDTAGTYKTLEDGSATLEKEQINQLAARQKKFMDNLEAALVRIENKTYGVCRETGKLIQKERLKAVPHTTLSIEAKNKQY; encoded by the coding sequence ATGGGAAACACAGAAAAAACTAGGTACAGCGATGCTGAATTACAAGAGTTCAAAGCAATAATTCTTGAGAAGTTACGTATTGCACGTGAGGAGTTGTCATCATTGACAAAATCGTTAAGTAATAGCAATGCAAACGGAACGGACGATACAGCAGGTACTTACAAAACATTAGAGGACGGTTCGGCAACTTTGGAGAAAGAGCAAATCAACCAATTAGCTGCACGTCAGAAAAAATTCATGGACAACCTGGAGGCGGCATTAGTGCGCATTGAGAACAAGACTTACGGGGTTTGTAGAGAAACTGGAAAGCTTATCCAGAAAGAAAGATTAAAAGCAGTACCTCATACAACATTGAGTATTGAGGCAAAGAACAAACAATATTAA